A portion of the Magnolia sinica isolate HGM2019 chromosome 17, MsV1, whole genome shotgun sequence genome contains these proteins:
- the LOC131231522 gene encoding uncharacterized protein LOC131231522: MVNAHYSDLKCLSDLEELSVVCSFPIFIERVLSRSLPLRSLSRSPSPLALQPSLLALSISLTAHSSALFARSLDLPLRSLSALFARFFSLPRPLPLAGASVIQFLSAALG, translated from the coding sequence ATGGTAAACGCACACTATTCAGATTTGAAATGTTTATCTGATTTAGAAGAACTGAGCGTCGTTTGCTCTTTTCCCATTTTCATCGAGCGGGTCCTCTCCCGCTCTCTCCCTCTCCGCtcactctctcgatctccctctccgctcgctcttCAACCCTCTCTGCTcgctctctcgatctccctcacTGCTCACTCTTCGGCCCTCTTTGCTcgctctctcgatctccctctccgctcgctctccGCCCTCTTTGCTCGCTTTTTCTCTCTGCCTCGCCCTCTCCCTCTCGCTGGTGCTTCAGTTATCCAGTTTTTGTCGGCCGCATTAGG